One genomic region from Marinobacter szutsaonensis encodes:
- the argE gene encoding acetylornithine deacetylase gives MAQSADTGAKVPELREMLARLISLPSISSASPEWDHSNEAVVRTLAEWLEPLGFVVEILEVPGMPGKFNLIATLGRGPGGLVLSGHTDTVPFDDKRWQSDPFTLTERDNRWYGLGTCDMKGFFPLAIEAAKAYSDATLKQPLIILATADEESSMNGARALAEAGKPKARYAVIGEPTSLRPVRMHKGIMMERLKFEGQSGHSSNPALGRNAMEGMHEALTELLTLRSQWQQQYRNPNFEVQFPTLNLGCIHGGDNPNRICAQCELHFDLRPLPGMAMEDLRQAILARVQPVAERRELGLVFEPLFDGVPPFETPADAALVRTCEKLTGHTAHAVAFATEAPWLQKLGLETLVMGPGSIDQAHQPDEYLELSQLEPTVRILRGLIEEFCL, from the coding sequence ATGGCACAGTCCGCAGACACCGGGGCGAAGGTCCCTGAACTCAGGGAAATGCTGGCCCGGCTGATTTCCTTGCCCTCGATCAGCAGTGCTTCGCCCGAGTGGGATCACAGTAATGAGGCGGTCGTTCGCACCCTCGCCGAATGGCTCGAACCCCTGGGTTTCGTGGTGGAAATCCTCGAAGTGCCCGGCATGCCCGGCAAGTTCAACCTCATTGCCACCCTCGGACGGGGCCCCGGTGGGCTGGTGCTGTCCGGCCACACCGATACCGTGCCCTTCGATGACAAACGCTGGCAGAGCGATCCATTCACCCTGACCGAGCGGGATAACCGCTGGTACGGCCTGGGCACCTGCGATATGAAGGGCTTCTTTCCGTTGGCGATCGAGGCCGCCAAAGCCTATTCGGACGCGACACTCAAGCAGCCGCTGATCATTCTGGCGACGGCGGACGAAGAGAGCTCCATGAACGGTGCCCGAGCCCTGGCCGAGGCCGGTAAGCCCAAGGCCCGTTATGCGGTCATCGGTGAGCCCACCAGTCTCAGGCCGGTGCGGATGCACAAGGGCATCATGATGGAGCGACTGAAGTTCGAGGGGCAGTCTGGCCATTCCTCCAACCCGGCCCTGGGCCGCAACGCCATGGAGGGTATGCATGAGGCCCTGACCGAACTGCTCACGCTCCGGAGCCAGTGGCAGCAGCAGTACCGGAACCCCAACTTTGAAGTCCAGTTTCCCACCCTGAACCTGGGCTGTATCCACGGTGGCGATAATCCCAACCGGATCTGTGCCCAGTGCGAACTGCATTTCGATCTCCGGCCACTGCCGGGCATGGCCATGGAGGATCTGAGGCAGGCGATTCTGGCCCGGGTCCAGCCTGTTGCCGAGCGGCGGGAGCTGGGGTTGGTCTTTGAACCCCTGTTTGACGGGGTGCCGCCATTCGAGACGCCGGCTGATGCGGCGCTGGTCCGGACCTGTGAAAAGCTCACCGGCCACACCGCCCATGCGGTCGCCTTTGCCACCGAAGCGCCCTGGCTCCAGAAGCTGGGCCTGGAAACCCTGGTGATGGGGCCCGGCTCCATTGACCAGGCACACCAGCCGGATGAATACCTGGAACTGTCCCAGCTCGAGCCGACGGTGCGGATACTCCGGGGACTGATCGAGGAGTTTTGCCTGTGA
- a CDS encoding acetylornithine deacetylase, which yields MKRLLTLLIVLALLTFAAFKGAVWWLTDQRMAEARLALDDYGVLERGTVGSGMDGRLLLTNARWQDFRLTQPLASGRVEFDAGSPLALLTALADPDNLPAHWSLRAEGLGLVLDANMFRNWVTAEGTSVEGDPALLVLPCAPDPRQQLGSGDLMRMGITGLAGELLVQQTASGVSAELNAAGTGSVEVDWPGARIDLTTPADTLASSDEPMAVILRDGGLMRRIAAYCSREAGLATMEWARRATGALEQGLNARGLAASEQLLALYRQWLLEGGELNLSIEPSEPWLGIPVRDADAEGQEAGWKVAYNGAGVPDIYLEALPPEPEPVDESVETSADTRENPAVAGWYAEPVATASRWIGRPVRVILSNDNVVEGRLVSVSERELEVAREVAGGEVAYPMLLSAVSGFEVWRRGRSE from the coding sequence ATGAAGCGGCTGCTGACCCTGCTGATTGTGCTGGCCTTGTTGACCTTTGCGGCCTTCAAGGGCGCCGTCTGGTGGTTGACCGACCAGCGTATGGCGGAAGCACGTCTGGCCCTGGACGATTACGGGGTACTCGAGCGGGGTACCGTGGGCTCCGGCATGGATGGGCGGCTGTTGCTGACCAATGCCCGGTGGCAGGATTTCCGACTGACCCAGCCGCTGGCATCGGGCCGTGTCGAATTCGATGCCGGCTCACCGCTGGCCCTGCTCACGGCTTTGGCCGATCCGGACAACCTGCCGGCACACTGGTCACTCCGGGCCGAGGGCCTGGGGCTGGTGCTGGACGCCAACATGTTTCGCAACTGGGTGACTGCCGAAGGCACCAGCGTCGAGGGTGATCCGGCACTTCTGGTGCTGCCCTGCGCGCCGGATCCGAGGCAGCAATTGGGCAGTGGCGACCTGATGCGCATGGGCATCACCGGCCTGGCAGGCGAGCTCCTGGTGCAGCAGACGGCTTCAGGGGTATCCGCCGAGCTGAACGCCGCCGGGACCGGCAGTGTGGAAGTAGACTGGCCCGGTGCCCGGATTGATCTGACGACACCGGCAGACACCCTGGCCAGTTCCGATGAGCCGATGGCCGTTATACTCAGGGATGGCGGCCTGATGCGCCGGATTGCAGCCTACTGTTCCCGGGAAGCGGGCCTGGCTACCATGGAGTGGGCGCGCCGTGCCACCGGTGCGCTGGAACAGGGGCTGAATGCCCGTGGGCTGGCGGCCAGTGAACAGCTGCTGGCCCTCTACCGGCAGTGGCTGCTGGAAGGCGGCGAACTGAACCTGAGCATCGAGCCATCAGAGCCCTGGTTGGGCATACCGGTCAGGGATGCGGACGCCGAAGGTCAGGAGGCTGGCTGGAAAGTGGCTTACAATGGGGCTGGCGTCCCGGACATCTACCTGGAGGCCCTGCCGCCGGAGCCCGAGCCGGTTGACGAGTCAGTGGAGACGTCCGCCGATACTCGCGAAAATCCGGCAGTGGCGGGTTGGTATGCCGAGCCGGTTGCAACGGCCAGCCGCTGGATCGGGCGCCCGGTGCGGGTGATCCTGTCCAATGACAACGTGGTGGAAGGGCGCCTGGTCAGTGTCTCGGAGCGTGAGCTGGAAGTGGCGCGGGAGGTTGCCGGTGGCGAAGTGGCCTACCCGATGCTGTTGAGCGCGGTATCCGGCTTCGAGGTCTGGCGTCGTGGCCGAAGTGAATGA
- the argB gene encoding acetylglutamate kinase, producing the protein MALDRETAMQVASVLSRGLPYIQRFTGKTVVIKYGGNAMENEDLKSSFARDVVLMKLVGINPIVVHGGGPQIGELLERLNIESRFVNGMRVTDSETMDVVEMVLGGQVNKEIVSLINAHGGTAVGLTGKDANLIRARKLEVVNRSPELERPEIIDIGHVGEVASVNVDVIEMLTRSNVIPVIAPIGVGPDGASYNINADLVAGKVAEAMKAEKLILLTNVSGLKSKDGKVLTGLTAQQVNELIEDGTIHGGMLPKIRCALSAVENGVRTSHIIDGRVAHACLLEIFTDEGVGTLISRN; encoded by the coding sequence ATGGCGCTGGATCGTGAAACAGCAATGCAGGTGGCTTCAGTACTGAGCCGGGGCCTGCCCTATATCCAACGGTTCACCGGCAAGACGGTGGTGATCAAGTATGGCGGCAACGCCATGGAAAACGAGGATCTCAAGAGCAGCTTCGCCCGGGACGTGGTGCTGATGAAGCTGGTCGGCATCAATCCGATCGTGGTCCACGGTGGCGGTCCCCAGATTGGTGAACTGCTGGAGCGCCTGAACATCGAGTCCCGGTTCGTCAACGGCATGCGGGTTACCGATTCCGAAACCATGGATGTGGTGGAGATGGTGCTTGGCGGCCAGGTGAACAAGGAAATCGTCTCCCTGATCAATGCCCATGGTGGCACGGCCGTCGGTCTGACCGGCAAGGATGCCAACCTGATCCGGGCCCGCAAGCTCGAGGTGGTCAACCGGTCCCCGGAGCTGGAGCGGCCGGAGATCATCGACATCGGTCACGTGGGCGAGGTTGCCAGTGTCAACGTGGATGTCATCGAGATGCTGACCCGCAGCAATGTCATCCCGGTTATTGCCCCCATCGGGGTAGGGCCGGACGGTGCCTCCTATAACATCAATGCCGATCTGGTGGCGGGCAAGGTAGCCGAAGCCATGAAAGCCGAGAAGCTGATCCTGCTGACCAATGTTTCCGGCCTGAAGAGCAAGGACGGCAAGGTGCTTACCGGATTGACCGCCCAACAGGTGAACGAACTGATCGAGGACGGCACCATCCATGGCGGCATGCTGCCCAAGATCCGCTGCGCCCTGAGTGCCGTGGAGAATGGTGTCCGCACCTCCCACATCATTGATGGACGGGTTGCCCATGCCTGCCTGCTGGAAATCTTTACCGATGAGGGTGTCGGTACCCTGATTTCACGCAACTGA
- the dut gene encoding dUTP diphosphatase: protein MTKKTLQVRILDDRIGTSIPFPEYATEGSAGLDLRACLKEPLVLEPGQTQLIPTGLSIHIADPSLAAMILPRSGLGHKHGIVLGNLVGLIDSDYQGELMVSCWNRGNTTFTVNVGERIAQLVLVPVVQADFEVVDEFDASDRGEGGFGSTGSH from the coding sequence ATGACCAAAAAGACCCTGCAGGTCCGGATTCTCGATGACCGGATCGGTACCAGTATTCCTTTCCCCGAGTACGCCACCGAAGGTTCCGCCGGGCTGGATCTCAGAGCCTGCCTCAAAGAGCCGCTGGTGCTGGAGCCGGGTCAGACCCAACTGATCCCCACCGGGTTGTCGATCCACATTGCCGATCCGTCCCTGGCGGCAATGATTCTTCCCCGCAGCGGGTTGGGGCACAAACACGGTATTGTGTTGGGTAACCTCGTCGGCCTGATCGATTCCGATTACCAGGGAGAGTTGATGGTTTCGTGCTGGAACCGGGGCAACACCACGTTCACGGTGAATGTTGGTGAGCGGATCGCACAGCTGGTATTGGTGCCGGTGGTGCAGGCCGATTTTGAGGTAGTGGATGAATTTGATGCCAGTGACCGGGGAGAGGGTGGCTTCGGCTCCACCGGGAGCCATTGA
- the coaBC gene encoding bifunctional phosphopantothenoylcysteine decarboxylase/phosphopantothenate--cysteine ligase CoaBC — MGAKRILLGVTGGIAAYKSAELVRLLKKAGCEVRVVMTSGAEAFVTPLTFQALSGEPVRTSLLDPEAEAGMGHIELAKWAEQVVVAPASADFMARLANGLANDLLTTVCCATDAPIALAPAMNQAMWRNFRTQRNLAMLNEDPQVTVWGPDQGDQACGDTGPGRMLEPEALASLILDERRGPLSGKRVVITAGPTREPLDPVRYISNHSSGKMGYALAGAARAAGATVTLVSGPVTLAPPVGVDVRPVMTAQDMLTESMAAVDEGCDVFIATAAVADYRPETCAGDKIKKSTEAMSLALVRNPDTLATVAGRADAPFTVGFAAETTDVARYATDKMARKKLDMIVANDVSAPGLGFNSDNNAVTVFWPGGQEQIGSDSKQTIATRLVALIGEHLEATS; from the coding sequence ATGGGCGCCAAACGAATTCTGTTGGGAGTGACCGGTGGCATCGCCGCCTACAAGAGTGCCGAACTGGTACGGCTGCTGAAAAAGGCCGGCTGTGAGGTTCGTGTGGTGATGACCTCCGGGGCCGAGGCGTTCGTGACCCCGCTGACCTTCCAGGCGCTCAGCGGTGAGCCGGTCCGGACCTCGTTGCTGGACCCCGAGGCGGAAGCCGGTATGGGTCATATCGAACTGGCCAAGTGGGCCGAGCAAGTGGTGGTGGCACCGGCCTCGGCCGATTTCATGGCCCGGCTGGCCAACGGCCTGGCAAATGACCTGCTGACGACCGTCTGTTGTGCCACCGATGCGCCCATTGCCCTGGCGCCGGCAATGAACCAGGCCATGTGGCGCAATTTCCGGACCCAGCGCAACCTGGCGATGCTGAACGAAGATCCCCAGGTTACGGTCTGGGGCCCCGATCAGGGCGATCAGGCCTGTGGCGATACCGGTCCCGGCCGGATGCTGGAGCCCGAGGCCCTGGCCTCCCTGATTCTGGATGAGCGCCGGGGACCGTTGAGCGGCAAGCGGGTGGTAATTACCGCGGGCCCGACCCGGGAACCGCTGGACCCGGTCCGGTACATCAGCAACCATAGCTCCGGCAAGATGGGCTATGCATTGGCCGGTGCCGCCCGGGCGGCCGGCGCCACGGTCACTCTGGTCAGTGGTCCGGTAACCCTCGCGCCGCCAGTGGGCGTGGACGTACGGCCGGTGATGACCGCCCAGGACATGCTCACGGAGTCCATGGCTGCGGTGGATGAGGGCTGTGACGTTTTCATCGCGACCGCGGCGGTGGCCGACTATCGTCCGGAGACCTGTGCCGGTGACAAGATCAAGAAATCCACCGAAGCCATGTCCCTGGCCCTGGTGCGGAACCCGGATACCCTGGCCACGGTGGCCGGGCGTGCCGACGCCCCGTTTACCGTGGGCTTTGCGGCGGAAACCACCGACGTGGCGCGTTACGCCACCGACAAGATGGCCCGCAAGAAGCTGGACATGATCGTCGCCAACGACGTTTCCGCTCCGGGGCTTGGTTTCAACAGTGACAACAATGCGGTCACCGTGTTCTGGCCCGGCGGGCAGGAGCAGATCGGGTCGGACAGCAAACAGACCATCGCCACCCGTCTGGTGGCCCTGATTGGCGAACACCTGGAAGCAACCTCATGA
- the radC gene encoding DNA repair protein RadC: protein MPTSLWPADERPRERLLAHGPESLSDAELLAIFLRTGTAGMPVMALARHLIDEFGGLRGLLTASRRQFCQVKGLGTAKYAQVQAALEMSRRVMDEPLRQGDPLRSPADTRRFLTSRLGTYPHEVFAGLFLDNRHRVIQYRELFRGTIDGAAVYPREVVRQALEDNAAAVIFAHNHPSGVAEPSQADISLTRRLKEALGLVDIRVLDHMVVGHGEVISLAERGLM from the coding sequence ATGCCCACTTCACTCTGGCCGGCAGACGAGCGCCCCCGTGAGCGCTTGCTGGCGCACGGCCCCGAATCCCTGTCCGACGCCGAGTTACTCGCTATCTTTCTGCGTACAGGCACTGCCGGCATGCCGGTGATGGCTCTGGCAAGGCACCTGATTGACGAGTTTGGCGGCCTGCGGGGTCTGCTGACCGCCTCCCGCCGGCAGTTCTGCCAGGTCAAGGGGCTGGGCACGGCCAAGTACGCCCAGGTACAGGCAGCCCTGGAGATGTCCCGCCGGGTGATGGACGAACCGCTGCGCCAGGGTGATCCTCTGCGCTCACCGGCCGACACCCGCCGGTTTCTCACCAGCCGCCTGGGGACCTACCCCCACGAAGTCTTTGCCGGCCTGTTCCTGGACAACCGCCACCGGGTCATCCAGTACCGGGAACTGTTCCGCGGCACCATCGACGGCGCCGCCGTCTACCCCCGGGAGGTGGTTCGCCAGGCCCTGGAGGACAATGCCGCTGCGGTCATCTTTGCCCACAACCACCCCTCGGGTGTGGCCGAACCCAGCCAGGCCGACATTTCCCTGACCCGACGCCTGAAAGAAGCGCTTGGGCTGGTGGATATCAGGGTTCTTGACCATATGGTTGTCGGCCACGGTGAGGTAATATCTCTCGCCGAAAGAGGATTGATGTGA
- the rpmB gene encoding 50S ribosomal protein L28 — translation MSRVCQVTGKRPVSGNNVSHAMNHTRRRFLPNLQNHRFWVESEKRFVKLRVSTKGMRIIDKKGIDAVLADLRARGEKV, via the coding sequence ATGTCCAGAGTTTGTCAGGTTACCGGTAAGCGTCCGGTATCCGGTAACAACGTATCCCACGCGATGAACCACACTCGTCGCCGTTTTCTGCCGAATCTGCAGAACCACCGTTTCTGGGTTGAATCCGAGAAGCGTTTCGTGAAGCTGCGCGTATCCACCAAGGGCATGCGCATCATCGACAAAAAAGGCATTGACGCTGTGCTGGCCGATCTTCGTGCCCGCGGCGAGAAGGTATAA
- the rpmG gene encoding 50S ribosomal protein L33, whose protein sequence is MREKIKLVSSAGTGHFYTTKKNKRNTPEKIEIKKYDPVVRKHVAYKEAKIK, encoded by the coding sequence ATGCGCGAGAAAATCAAGCTGGTATCTTCAGCAGGCACTGGTCACTTCTACACGACCAAAAAGAACAAGCGTAACACTCCGGAAAAGATCGAGATCAAAAAGTACGATCCGGTTGTCCGCAAGCACGTTGCGTACAAGGAAGCCAAGATCAAGTAA
- a CDS encoding endonuclease/exonuclease/phosphatase family protein, whose translation MYKRIRKQIDGILKSEQEPRGRCSGFEHVPEFEPHRHIRLLTFNIQVGINTTSYRHYVTRSWQHVLPHRNRIENLDRIARLVSNYDVVALQECDGGSLRSGFINQVQYLAEAAGIPYWYQQLNRNMGQIAQHSNGLLSRFRPLDVTEHRLPGLIPGRGAIIVRYGAKEDPLVLVLMHLSLSKAAQQRQLGYIREQIADYRHVVLMGDMNAHAEQLLTRTPLKETDLIPLPETAHSFPSWRPEKALDHILVSPSLEIRRSEVVSYPVSDHLPIAMDVALPKGYLETF comes from the coding sequence ATGTACAAGCGTATTCGCAAACAGATCGATGGAATTCTCAAGTCGGAGCAGGAGCCGCGAGGTCGTTGCTCCGGCTTTGAGCATGTTCCGGAGTTTGAACCTCACCGCCATATCCGGCTGCTGACCTTCAATATCCAGGTGGGCATCAATACCACGTCTTACCGCCACTATGTGACCCGCAGCTGGCAGCATGTCCTGCCCCATCGTAACCGGATCGAGAACCTGGACCGGATTGCCCGGCTGGTCAGCAATTACGACGTGGTGGCACTGCAGGAATGTGATGGCGGCAGCCTGCGCAGCGGTTTTATCAACCAGGTGCAATACCTGGCCGAGGCGGCCGGGATCCCCTACTGGTACCAGCAGCTGAACCGCAACATGGGGCAGATCGCCCAGCATTCCAACGGCCTGCTCAGCCGGTTCCGCCCGCTGGATGTCACCGAGCACCGGTTGCCGGGGCTGATTCCCGGGCGGGGTGCCATCATTGTCCGTTACGGCGCGAAAGAGGATCCCCTGGTGCTGGTGCTGATGCATCTGTCCCTGAGCAAGGCCGCGCAGCAGCGACAGCTGGGCTATATCCGGGAGCAGATTGCCGATTATCGGCATGTGGTGCTGATGGGTGACATGAACGCCCACGCCGAGCAGCTTTTGACCCGGACGCCGCTGAAAGAAACCGATCTGATTCCCTTGCCGGAGACGGCGCACAGTTTCCCGAGTTGGCGGCCGGAAAAGGCGCTGGATCACATCCTGGTCAGCCCGAGCCTGGAAATCCGCCGGTCAGAGGTGGTGAGCTATCCGGTTTCCGATCACTTGCCCATTGCCATGGATGTGGCGCTGCCGAAGGGCTACCTGGAAACCTTCTGA
- a CDS encoding thiol:disulfide interchange protein DsbA/DsbL: MIKSLGVAALLAMAVAVTGTVSAQSWEEGVHYRKLDTPVRTASESGVEVAEVFWYGCPHCYNFKPLAEAWEANAPDYVNYVRIPAALGQSWEPHARAFYALESMGELEKAHDALFDALAGERRPLNDGESLADFVAGHGVDPEEFLKNYNSFGVNAKMQQAQAKIRGARVTGTPTMLVDGKYTVTASMAGGHEAVLKVVDYLVEKENSAGQ, from the coding sequence ATGATCAAATCACTTGGAGTGGCAGCTTTGCTGGCGATGGCCGTCGCCGTCACGGGAACCGTCAGTGCCCAGAGCTGGGAAGAGGGCGTTCATTACCGCAAGCTTGATACGCCGGTGCGCACCGCAAGCGAGAGCGGGGTCGAGGTGGCTGAGGTGTTCTGGTATGGCTGCCCCCACTGTTACAACTTCAAGCCGCTGGCCGAGGCCTGGGAGGCTAATGCACCGGATTACGTAAATTACGTTCGTATCCCGGCCGCACTGGGTCAGTCCTGGGAGCCCCATGCCAGGGCGTTTTACGCACTTGAGTCCATGGGTGAGCTGGAGAAGGCGCATGATGCCCTGTTTGACGCCCTGGCAGGTGAGCGCCGGCCTCTGAACGATGGTGAATCCCTGGCGGATTTTGTGGCAGGCCATGGTGTGGATCCGGAAGAGTTTCTGAAGAATTACAACAGCTTCGGTGTGAACGCGAAGATGCAGCAGGCCCAGGCCAAGATTCGCGGCGCGCGGGTTACCGGGACACCGACTATGCTGGTTGATGGGAAGTATACGGTGACGGCTTCCATGGCCGGTGGTCACGAAGCCGTGCTGAAAGTTGTGGATTACCTGGTAGAGAAGGAAAACAGCGCCGGGCAATGA